The DNA region ttcttcacaaccctatccacatgagattccaccttcaggggacTATTCACCATCATTCTATTATCTATGCCccacagatcactctgttctactgcattcttcaatgtcttactgtttactatgtatgtcctattttgattagacctaccaaaatgttgcacctcacacatcagcattaacctccatctgACATCTTtctgtccactcttctaactggcttaattctctctgcaagctttaaaaacctgcttcattatccacaacgccacctatcttagtatcatctgcatactttctaatccaatttaccgccccatcatccagatcattaatgtatataacaaacaacattagacccagtacagatcccagaggcacaccactagtcaccggcctctaaccggacaaacagttatccaccattactctcccatctagccactgataaatccattttactacttcaaaattaatacctaacgattgaaccttcctaactaccttccatgtggaatcatgtcaaaggccttactgaagtccatacagacaacatccactgctttatccttgtcaactttcctagtaaccacttcaaaaagttcaatatgttttatcaaacatgaccttccacacacaaatccatgttgactgttcctaaacaGACCCTGTCTAATCAGATAGTTATATATACCatatctaagaatattttccattaatttacccaccactgatgtcaaacttacaggcccatcattgctaggtttactctgagatacctttttaaacaatagaacaacaatacgccaattctctggcaccatcccccttTCAAATGACATTAGGAATATTTTtgtcagagtccctgctatttctacactaacttccctcaaggttctaggaaatatcctatcaggaccggagacttgtccacttttatattctttaaaagctttaGTACTTCCTCTTCGTTAATCCtcttagtttccataactaccctacttgtttcccttaccttacacaattcaatataatTCTCCTAAGTGAATACTGATGAAAATAAAATTTTCAAAACCTCCCCCACTCCTTTTGGctacacacatagctgtccactctgattctctaagggaccaattttatccctcattatccttttgctattaacttaactgtagaaaccctctggattcattttcaccttacttgccaaagcagcctcagatcctcttttagcttttctaatttatttttacattctttatattagattctttttacattctttatattccccgAGCACCACAattgctccatgctgcctatatttattatagatctctctcattttccaaaccaagtttccaatatcccttgaaaaccatggccctCTCGAACtttcaacctttcctttcaacctaataggaacataaagattctgtaccctcaaaaattcacctttaaatgacctccattctctattatatccttcccattaacaaattgtcccaatccactcctaaatctttttgcatctcctgaaagttagcctttctccaatcaaaaatctcaaccctggttcCAGTCcgatccttctccataattattttggaacaaatggtattgtgatcactggacactATGtggtccccaacacatacctccgtcacctgagctatctcattcccagcaggagatccaacactgccacttctctagttggtatctctatgtattgctgcaaacaactatcctgcacacattttacaaactcaaaACCATGCAGccgttttacagaatgggcttcccagtctatgtgtggaaaattaaaatctgccacagtcacaaccttgtgcttactacaaataactactatctccttacaaatttgctcatccaattctcgctccccattaggtggtctataatacacccctataagtgttactacacctttcccattccttaattCCAACCAAATAGTCCCCctggacgagccctctaatctatccagtAAAAACACCGCCCTGAtattttcttggacaagcaatgcaacgccTTCCCCTCTTGctcctccgattctatcacacctgaagcaacgaaatctaggaatatttagttgccaatcacaccccttctgcaaacatgtttcactaatagctacaacatcatatttccaggtatcaatccatgctctaacctcatccacctttcttgcaatgctcctagcattaaaataaatgcatttaagaaactctccacctcttcctctctgcttatccctaacggtgcacacaactttattatctttttgttttccttctcccctacatcttcggactGAACCCtcctacatcagggaggaagttcaaatcatatctgtgttaaatgtttaaccatcacagtaactgaaggcagctgcaggttcacgagggactgttactgtcaaatTCTGCAGtttttgcggctgctcatcgcacccaggactgaaccctggtcactgagccttGGAGGAGTCTGTAaggctgatgttagccttaaactagactggtgtttaatattgtggatctgtgaaagataaatcagttttgtatcaaatcccgtgtttcaggtacttactgtctccaCTGCACTCACTATGGACGCTACGAAGTCCAGTCGGCCCATCTggttcctgcccatgtttctgttccatatccggatatcaaaatctacccctgccgttcccctctcacactccctgaggtgtcaggttgcaactagtcaccactccgtggaatAGGAGATTTCCTTTGAatttcacagaatcatagaaatctattttcctaagctccatgtacctatctcagagtctcttaaaagaccctattgtatccgcctctaccaccattgcctacagtgcattccacacacacacacatcactgtttgcttaaaaaaaaaccttagctctgatatctcctctgtacctacttccaagcagtttaaacctattccccctcgtgttagccgtttcagcctgggaaaaagcctctggctatccacacgaccaatgcctctcatcatcttatacacccgcatgattttctccagtctgaataagacgatgagctcactgtggttttgacattccctcccccctttcctccccatctctcctctccctcctcctccctcctctaccctttcccctctccctccctccctccccctatgTGTTTCACGTCACagacccgcctcactcaggcactcaacgtgacactcacagtaaacgaacctgcggtctcgtaacacaatgcacctctaaagtctgacagcagactagcgagtgaatcttcgatggtgcagagtcaaaaACCAGAGAGTTGCCAGATTGAGTCAGGCTTTGGGGCTGCAaagagagatggggtccagagtttacgaggaggaggaaTCAGAGCAGCTGGAATTGGCTACaaaagaaagattagaagcaCTTGGAAACTAGTTGATCGAAAAAAAGGGtgggttaatttctgcaaaatactggtggaaatcaacagacagcaattgtgaagaggaataaaaagacaacgTTTACACCGAGCCCTTTCAGCATGCCTAGCCTGTGTACTCCGTTGCTtagttgctgcttgaactgcagagttcctccagcatttttgtgtgtgcgtctctgtattccaagcaactgcagaatctcctgtgttttataactgcattttactttggcattagatacgcgttgatattgagtatattgcttatgggcgccgctttctgcgttaaaacagctgcagatttttcgaTACACACGAAAAAAATAAGGTATGGACCTTGAACCGGTAACTGCTCAAATCTTTAATGGCACCGGGTttacccatagggccatgagTTAAAAATTTCGCCGTCGTTGAGGcaccgatgaaatgcgcaggcgtcaggctgaggacgtCCCCGAGTGTCACGCATGCGCATAGTACACTgaaggccttgaaaatgtcggatggaggtaagagtgattctccgtgtttttcTCTGAAACACCGACTTCAGAACGATTCCTGTGAAATCCGGACATCACAGtccgcaatcccgggacagtcctgctctcttccctctctctcagccccacgatccgtacacgggccccggggagcttccggccgcTGAGTGAATGGGAACTGATGgattctcagacagagctgagcaccagctatctaaatgcaaggattaggaactcgggagaaagggaacaaaatcttttacatcaccagttgagaaaatcacctttgttctacctccgatcactgacaagagaaaatctgcagatgctggaaatccaagcaacacacacaaaatgccggaggaactcagcattagtactcttttccatagatgttgcccggcctgctgagttcctccagcattttgtgtgtgttgcttgttccacCTCCTTTTGTTCTGGACTTTTCAACCCGTGACGACatgttttgtaccattctctctgGAAGATAATGATATCAAAAACCTTTGCCTTGGGCAACAAGTAGATTTCAcatcaaatgtgccagactccagggagacagactactgcccttcccttcatattcattggcattgccatcactgagttcaccaccgtcagtcattgggggagacttcaggggaaatatttatgtacaatactgtaactggtgatacctgtgtgtattgtggtgatgcaaaagttgttgGAGAGTTTACAAGAGGGAAGaattggagtgatatttggaaatctgactttttaaagcataatttagcaagcaaaccacttatggacaaagtgcaaaagcactggagagaaaatccttcattacccgttaCAGGCCTGTGACATGGTGTGAGAGGGCAGATGAACTGGATCGAGCCCAGAGGAGATCAcagttcttacagacagtgatttactggctgttaaaatgaatacctctctatataaaattcgcaGTGCACATGTCGTCactgggtaaaagaatgcacagtacaagatttctgtgcacactggtcattacaaattagaggggacattggtgtggagaactccagtgtccctgacaccctcacctacaagatgtgcacccAGCTGCACTTTGAGGAGTTGGAGCTGAAAATGGATGAATTTtggatcatccagcagttggagggggtgatagatatgacatgaagagaggtgagttacacctaaggtgcaggaGACAGGAAACTAGGTGAGAGACATGAAGGGGAATgaagttaaatagccatcgcagagtactcttgttGCCATCCCACACAACAGCCAGGTGGGccgctttagaaactgttggggatggagggattacctggcagaggaaagtcaaacgggtgataggggattcgttagttaggggaacagaacagaGGGGATTAAAGGTCAGTTTTGATGGTGTCAAAAGgacctgacaagtgtggtttgggataggccgttttctggcaaaggagtacttggtaagtgggaggccttcagaagagaCATTTTTGGgagtgtagagtttgtatgctgaaaggtaactggtgcagggagccttggttttcaagagatattgaggcccccgatattttgttcctctaaatgcctcagactgttgggtgctaccaagactcattaatgacaacAGTATCATAATTCCACCCCCGAGCTCATCGGACTTATTTTTAgtcgtcttctgttggtttctaaaagcttccaatagtttttgctcttttgtttgccctctctttggcttttatgttggctttggcttctcatttcagccacagctgtgtcttcctgcctttacaaagcttccacttctttgggatgtatcgatcactcagctcctgaattgctcccagaaactccagccattgttgctccgttgtcactcctaTCTTTCCCTTCCAAGCAAGTttagccagcttctctgtcacagaaacatggagaagttcagtacggaaacaggctatttgcCCAATCCATTCAATGCCAAAcaaacatttaaactgtctaatGCAAATAACTGCACCGGGACCAtcgcccaccatacccctaccatccaggctcccatccacacttcttttaaatggtgaaaccaaactcatattcaccacttgtgctggcatctcactgcacgctctcacgaccatttcagtaaagagcttttccaaatgttcccattaaattttcacttCCCCGCTTACACATGACCTATGGTTGTCATcgcacccatcctcagtggaaaaagctgcttacctgtaccctatctatactgtCATAATGTTGTCTATTCCCAACAAATCCTCAAAGAAATGTATAATatctttgtttatgtttagagcctttttcagatgtataggatgatgagggacactgattgtgtggatagccagaggtttttaccccagggctcaaatggctaatgtgagggagcatagttttaaggtgcttgaaagttgatatggaggggatgtcaggggtaactttatttacacagagagttgtgggtgcatggaatggatTGCAGGCTATTtgcgtgagagtgtttcagttactgtggggccaggaacccatgcagctcagtgggaacacagaataataccaatggagagagtaaaactgagccaggtcacagattggagacggcagaaatgccccattcttatagagacaggaagagcatcagagcgTTTGATGgtcttccagataccagcactctgcccagtcaggaggtgATTTCTCTCTCTGACTTGGGTTAAaattcactgtaacagtgtgatgccagcTCCCACCTTGacactcaagtaatctcatctgaaatgttgtcctatattcattgatggattttgtaaatctttttacaggttaaaaatggcaAGGAATTTTAGtatgggaatctcgaacacaacacagcagttttgctgtctctgtccagatatttaagaagtggagcaagggttTCAGtcaatcatccttcctgctcagactgtcgggagggattcactcgatcatctgaccaactggcatgcCCGTTAGTTTACATGGGGGgagcccattctcctgctcagacagtgggaatggattcactcggtcatctcaactgaaggtacatcagcgagctcacactgggcaaggccattcacctgtcctGTGAGTGAGAAGGGGTGTCAGTTCAccctgggcagaggctggtcaactgcagaatttgtggggaaggattcactcggtcatctgacctaatggctcaccagcgagttcacactcgggagcggccattcacctgctcggactgtgggaaacgattcactcagtcatctcagttactgagacaccagtcagttcacactggggacaggccattcacctgctcagactgtgggaaaggattcatttcatcatatcagttactgagacaccagtcagttcacactggagtgtggctgttcacctgctcagactgtgggaagcgattcactgaaTTATCtcgactgaagatacatcagcgagttcactccggagagaggccattcaactgctcagactgtgggaagggattcgctcagtcatctcaactgaaggtacaccaaagaattcacactggggagaagccgttcacctgttcggaCTGTGGCAAGGCATTCACTTCATCAGCTCacttactgagacaccagtcagttcacactggggagaggccattcacctgctcagactgtgggaaaggattcacttcgtcatatAAGTTACtgaaacaccagtcagttcacactggagagtggccattcacctgctcatactgcgggaagggattctccGAATTACctcaacttaaggtacatcagcgagttcacaccggagagaggccattcacctgctcagactgtgggaagggatttgcttcgtcatcccatctgaagatacatcagcgagttcacactggagagaggccgttcacctgctcagactgtgggaaaggattcactcagacatctcaactgaaggcacaccagggagttcacaccggagagtgggcaatcacctgctcggactgtgggaagggatttacttgcTCATCCCaaatgaaggtacatcagcgagttcacactggagagaggccgttcacctgctcagactgtgggaaaggattcactcagacatctcaactgaaggcacaccagggagttcacaccggagagtgggcaatcacctgctcagactgtgggaagggattcacttcgtcatcccatctgaagatacatcagcgagttcacactggagagaagccgttcacctgctcagactgtgggaaaggattcactcagttatctcaactgaaggcacaccagggagttcacaccggagagtggccaatcacctgctcagactgcgggaagggattcgcttcgtcatcccatctgaagatacatcagcgagttcacactggtgagaggccgttcacctgctcagactgtgggaagggattcacttcatcatcccatctgaagatacatcagcgagttcacactggtgagaggccgttcacctgctcagactgtgggaagggattcacttcatcatcccatctgaagatacatcagcgagttcacactggtgagaggccgttcacctgctcagactgtgggaaaggattcactcagtcatccatcctaaaggcacaccagcgacttcacactgggtagagaccgatctgctcagactttgggaaaagattctctcagccaaatcaaccagtgtgcatcactgagttcacactggggagaggccattcaccggcTGTGAATGtaggaagcgattcactcagtcatctaatctTATGTAGCTCTcagttctgctggcagcttaACAGAGGGGGTTATAGCCTGCCCACCCCAGTCTGGCCAAACTGaagaatctcgtttgggtggatactGAGTGATGTGTCCCCTTTCTGTGAACTGTCTCTTTAAAATGCAAAGAGAACCGAGACTGACTTTGGACACGCTGTTggatttctacagaagtgctggGTTGCTATGGTGACCAGCTAATGTTTGTGTTCTGTGTGGTTAAGCAAGGTCAGAATGATCCTCTACCGACACAGAACAAGCAAGCgacttcttacagagagagggggcggAGCTACGTGATGGACAGATGGTGTTCAGCACAACGGTATTTAAACACACGTAACTGCTTTTCTCGCAGGACATGTGGACGCTCAAAGGCTAGTGATGAAAGTTTCTGCTAGTTGGACATTCTTCTACCCACAAGGGTGGGATTTGAGGATCGATAAAGAAGAATCGATCTGTGGCTGTTAGTGCGTGTAAGAGCGACCCTGTGGGATCTACCGGTGagtctaacccttgcctgggttgggagACTTTCTCTTGAAGAAGGTGCTCTTGAGTTGGTCACGTCTGGCTaacttggaagatttgatgggcaTTGGAAAAGGTCGACAACACCTGTTTACTTGGAttacatctccctctccctctccctctccttccctccctccctccccctccaatctTATGAACTAAATTGAATCTACCACATCATCGTAAgactggcggtgcagactcgaggggccgaatagtctacttctgcacctatttcctattgtctattgactatatCGTTTACCACCTAGGTTTTGGATTTTATATACAGGTGGCTCCCGTTTTTCGGACGTTCGCTTTACAACAGctcactgttatgaaagacctacgttagtacctgttttttctaaccaaagaggattttcgcttttacgataaAGATGATGCCTGCTTTATATGTGAGTTTatcccgagaaagactaccgtgaccgtgaagccttgtgcggcagTTGTGTATGCATGCGTGCaagtgccgattttttttctctccaaatcaatttcagttcactatcttctggattttcagtgaaactacaccgtacatacaatatttctactttatatagtgtGTAtacttatcatatcattcctacttttactataggttagtgttattttaggttttatgtgctatttggtatgatttggtgggTTATTCTTTGGGCCTGGGAACATCCACAATCTTTTCCCATTTAAATTAATGGTGATTGCTTCTTCGCTtcatgacatttcggcttacaaatggtttcataggaacgctctagctTTAGAtacaggggaaacctgtattcacACCTGTATATGCATAACATTTCTAACCCTTGGATTATCTGGTTTAAGTTCACTATTATTAGTAGTTACCACTAAAATAGTGTTTGTTCACTGCAAAACCCTACTCCCAAGTGTGTTCAATTGTTGCTGGTAGTTTTATAGGTTTGCGTCTGTGTGACACCTGAAGTAACAAATGGTACATAATATGTGATTACACTATTaagatttataattcttactttgaataaagggtcagtaaagaaaacaaaaaaaaaggaaaaagggcccgctctctccattcacgtcttctcatctctccccagcaaaaggccatgaaaatctctcttccagactcacaagaaagaacatttctgtcattggatagctctgcactccaaaaccctgttatctctagtggtaacctaaacattgctgctgcagagaaaccattacctcagcagtgaaacattacagagaggccattacatcagCAATGAatccttacagtgtgttacacttgtgacacactaccgggttcaaactggggagaaagtttcccagctgcatgctggatattagtccatcaccgttgctgaatgcaattttgggagtgactgtcggtgctgacctctgcaattattgctgctgctcaccacacccagttctgcaccatgGTCACTGGGCATTGGAGGAGatttttctgctgcacattcacctttaatggaactgcagtttaatattctggatctgagacaaataaaccagttctattttaaactccgtcttccacctactaaatctgcctcagctattcaatcgtttctctctaattatgatatctctgatatatggtgtttccttcaacctactgagagagattattcttttttttcacatgttcaccatacctttactagaattgactacttcttactcgacaatcaactcattccatttgtctattcttgtgattatcagagtatactgatttctgaccatgcccgaATTACTCTGTCCTTAAATTTTCCTGGCcttcctcagaggaataaacactggcggtttgattggactttactatcggatgatgattttctaaaatttatcaaggatcagataaccttttattttaacaccaatacatcacctgaagtgtcttcccagattgtctgggatgccatgaaagaatatctgaggggtcaaataatctcctatacagcaaatcttaatagaaagtcctgtgcagatcgattagacctcatcaaTCAGATTAAAGAGTTGAATCAACTCTATGCGCAAACTAAGAATCTTGAACTATACAAGaaacgtgtagaacttcaaactaaatttaatcttctgtccactcaatctgtcgaacgccaacttcttgaaagtaagagtcatttttatattcatggtgacaaatctggtaaatttctagccaatcagctgaggcattccaaagccaagcaacatattacaaagatccggaaggagaatggagaccttacatcggatcacttagaaatcaatgatgtatttaaaaaattctattctcgactttattcctctgaatcattaaatgacaatatctctatcgatcattttttaaataatctgaatattccttcactttcatctgattttaaagccaaactcaatgcgcctatgtcattagaagaaatatctactgcaatttctgcactgtcttcagggaaatctcctggacctgatgggttccctgtagaattttataaatcattctcttcacttctctcccctcagttactttcagtattatctgactcgtttaactacagcaaattgccaccctctttcaatgaggcttctattattcttttatttagaaagggtaaagacacaacagagtgttcctcgtataggccgatttcattgcttaatgttgatgttaaaatcttggccaaagttttggcatagattagaaactgttattccctctattgtttctgatgatcaaactggttttattaaaaaccgtcttcctgtttttttttaacattcggcgtttatttaacattttatattcacctccaactgggattcctgaatgtgttatttcccttgatgcggagaaagcatttgatcgtatagagtggaactaccattttgcagttttagaaaaaatttgacttcggtcaaagttttatctcttggatcaaattgctgtatttgtgtccgactgcctctgttttaactaaatctcagaaatcccagttatttaacctcaaacgtggcacccgtcagggatggatgccctttaagtccctttctctttcatttggctatagaacctttggcgatagcttttcgaaattgtcctgaactgaccgggatttggagatggggtgttgagcataaagtttctctttatgttgatgacttattactttttctttcaaatcggtctacatcct from Hypanus sabinus isolate sHypSab1 unplaced genomic scaffold, sHypSab1.hap1 scaffold_393, whole genome shotgun sequence includes:
- the LOC132388727 gene encoding zinc finger protein 585A-like; protein product: MAHQRVHTRERPFTCSDCGKRFTQSSQLLRHQSVHTGDRPFTCSDCGKGFISSYQLLRHQSVHTGVWLFTCSDCGKRFTELSRLKIHQRVHSGERPFNCSDCGKGFAQSSQLKVHQRIHTGEKPFTCSDCGKAFTSSAHLLRHQSVHTGERPFTCSDCGKGFTSSYKLLKHQSVHTGEWPFTCSYCGKGFSELPQLKVHQRVHTGERPFTCSDCGKGFASSSHLKIHQRVHTGERPFTCSDCGKGFTQTSQLKAHQGVHTGEWAITCSDCGKGFTCSSQMKVHQRVHTGERPFTCSDCGKGFTQTSQLKAHQGVHTGEWAITCSDCGKGFTSSSHLKIHQRVHTGEKPFTCSDCGKGFTQLSQLKAHQGVHTGEWPITCSDCGKGFASSSHLKIHQRVHTGERPFTCSDCGKGFTSSSHLKIHQRVHTGERPFTCSDCGKGFTSSSHLKIHQRVHTGERPFTCSDCGKGFTQSSILKAHQRLHTG